Genomic DNA from Suncus etruscus isolate mSunEtr1 chromosome 13, mSunEtr1.pri.cur, whole genome shotgun sequence:
AGAGATGTGCCCGGGTGCCGACCCCAACCAAGGCTGCGCAGGGTCCGGGGTCCCCGCGGGCCGGCGGGAGGGCTACTGCCTGACCCGGGGACTCGCACGCCACCCGCAGAGCCAGGACTGCATTGCGGCGGCGCTGGCCTGCAGCAAGATCCTCAAGGAACTGTCCAAGGAGGAGGGCGACACGGACAGCATGGAGGGCATGTTGGCGCTGGCCGACGAGTACGAGCAGAGAGCCATCGGTGAGGCGGAGGCGGCGTCCCGTCCCCAGGCCTCGGGCCCCACGGCCGCCCCTGAGAGCCACGTCTGGGCTGCGCCTGGGCCCAGGACCGCCAGGCCGACCCGTCCCTGCGGTGCTGTCCCCCACCCAGGGGTCTTCACCGAGTGCTACCGCAAGGACGAGGAGCGGGCTCAGAAGCTGCTGACGCGCGTGTCTGAGGCCTGGGGGAGGACGACGTGCCTGCAGCTGGCCCTGGAGGCCAAAGCCATGAAGTTCGTGTCTCACGGGGGCATCCAGGTGACGCCCGGGGCCTGCTCTGGCCCCGCCCCTGGCCTCGCCTGGCCCCGCCCTCCTCCGTGACCCCGCCCCACACGCCCTTCGCCCAGGCCCCGCCCACCCTAGCCCCGCCCCTGCTCGCCCACACCCAAGGCacacgggggggggggacgaTGACGACGACGATGACACGCCGGCTCtctccgccccgccccgccctccCGGCAGGCCTTCCTGACCAAGGTGTGGTGGGGCCAGCTGAGCGTGGACAACGGGCTGTGGAGGGTCGTCCTGGGCATGCTGGCCTTCCCGCTGCTCTGCACCGGCCTGGTCTCCTTCAGGTGCTTCGGGGGGCGAGGGGTGGTGGGCGGGGCTCTGAGGCGAGTGTCAGAGAGGCGGGCTTGTGGGTGGCGCCTCGCGCGGCGGGCGTGGCCTCGGAAGGGCGTGGCCGTGACCGAGGCCTCGCGGGGCGTGTCTGTGGGCGGGACTTGCGATGGGCGGGGCCTCGTAGGGGCACGGCCGGTGGGCGGGGGCTCCGAGAGGCGCGGCCACAGGCAGGTGGTGGGCCCCGGAGGGGCGTGGCCATGGCCTCACAGGGCTGTGTGGGCGGGGCTTGCGGTGGGCGGGACTCCGGGAGGCGTGGTCACAGGTCGGTGGCGGTCGCCGGAGGGGCGTGTCCATGGGCGGGGCTTGCGGTGGGCGGGGCCGGCCCCCGCGCGCCCCTCCGGCCTCCCGACCCACCTGGGCCCGCCCTGCCGCAGGGACCGGCGGCTGCGGGGGCTGCGGCGCGTGCCGGCCTTCTTCACGGCGCCCGTGGTGGTGTTCCACCTGAACATCCTGTCCTACTTCGCCTTCCTGTTCCTCTTCGCCTTCGTGCTGGTGGTGGACTTCCAGCCCGCGCCGTCGTGGAGCGAGCGGCTCATCTACGTCTGGCTCTTCTCGCTGGTGTGCGAGGAGCTGCGCCAGgtccgggccgggccggggtgCGAGGGCCGGGGCCAGGCTCCGGACTGGGGAGGCCTCCGTCCCGCAAAGGGGCCGTGCCTCGAGGGACGGGCCCCTGAGCGTGCCGCCCTGTCCCCAGCTCTTCTACGACCCCGACGGCTGCGGGCTGGCCAAGATGGCCCGGCTCTACTTCAGCGACTTCTGGAACAAGCTGGACCTGGCGGCCATCCTGCTCTTCGTCGCGGGGCTAGCCTGCAGGTCCGCCGGGGTTCTGGGGGGCTTCCCCTGCGCCCGCCGTCCGGCCTTCTCCCGGGCCAGCCCTGCCACCCACCTCGCTGGCAGCACCCGGGGGCCGGGCACCGCTGGGCACCGCTGGGCACTGAGGGCCCCGTGCCCGCCAGGCTCACCCCGGGCCTGCTGTACCCCGGCCGGATCATCCTGGCCCTGGACTTCATCATGTTCTGCCTGCGGCTCATGCACATCTTCACCGTCAGCAAGACTCTGGGCCCCAAGATCATCATCGTGAAGCGCATGGTGAGGGGGACCCCGGGCCCGCCCAGCCCCTGGCAGGTCTGCCTCAGCCCACTTCTTCCAGGATGTCCGCGGCTCCTttctacccccacccccatctcacAGTGCCCTTCCCAAGCCGACGGCACAGAGACCCTTCCCATCTTCCCATCTTCCCATCATGGGACTGGGACTGGGCTGGAGCGGCACACCGCCTCCACCCTGAGGGCCGCCGTTCCCTCCAGATGAAGGacgtcttcttcttcctcttcctgctgGCGGTGTGGGTGGTGTCCTTCGGCGTGGCCAAGCAGGCCATCCTCATCCACAACGAGCAGCGCGTGGACTGGATCTTCCGGGGCGTCGTCTACCAGTCCTACCTCACCCTCTTCGGCCAGATCCCCGCCTACATCGACGGTGGGACCCGCAGGGGGCCTGGCTGGGGTATCTTAAGTCTGAGATTCTGCGAGCTCACTGGGACAGAGGAGGTCCCAGCTGCTGCCCAGGGCAGGCCCTCACAAGGCCGGTCGGTCCATGGCATTGAGAGACGTTGAGTTGGCTCCTTCCAGTCAGATGCTTTGGTTTGGGGATTACTTTTGCTTTTGAGGGGGcagtcacacccagtgctcaggggaccctatggaatatTACCACCGTCCCCCTCAGCATAAGTTTGCTCCCCACcagtattattttttagtttttgggccatactcaggtgCTCCTCAGGAATGAATtgtgcctctgcactcagaaatcactcccggcaggcttggaggaccatggggggccagggattgaacctacattggccacatgcaacacaAACGTATTCCCCACTGTATTCCAACCCCCTTCCATTTCTTTTGATTCCTGCAGTAGTACCAGCTGCATTTTCACATGATCTAGTAGTTTgaaagtctttttcttttccatctgGTTGGTCTTTTCCAAGAACCagattttggtttggttggtttaaTTTACAAGTTTTTGTGatgctttcattatttgtatctatgtgggactttttgtttgtttgtttcttcctgcttttgttttcgggtcacactcagctgtgctcagggctgcctcctgactgcacttaggaatcactcctggtgtgggttgggggaccatatgtgatgccggggattgaacccagggtggcGGCTTGCAAGGCCAAACTCCTGGGCTGCTGAACTGGCTCCCGAATCCGGGGCCTGCTGTGGTTTGCTTCTTCCTGCTGCATGTAGCTCCAGGCTGGCCTGCCTTCGCAGGGCTTGGCTCTGGGCACAGAAGGCTCAGCACCTCTTTCCGGCTCAGCTGGGCGCTATTGACGTGGGGTTGCCCCCTCaccgccaccaggtgtgaactTCGACCCCGACCACTGCAGCCCCAACGGCACCGACCCCTACAAGCCCAAGTGCCCCGAGAGCGACTCCACGCAGCAGGCTCCCGCGTTCCCCGAGTGGCTCACGGTGACCCTGCTCTGCCTCTACCTGCTCTTCACCAACATCCTGCTGCTCAACCTGCTCATCGCCATGTTCAAGTGAGCACGGCCCGCCCCTGCCACGCACACGCTGCCCACTCCTTCTCTCTTGCCCTGCGCTGGCAACCTACGACCCTCTTCTCCCCTACCAACCGACCAGCCCCGCCCCTGGCAACCCCACTGCCTGCACCACCGATATCCTCTCGGTCCCACACGGGGCGCCCCCACCACGTCCCTCCTCCATCTACctgtgccctgccctgcccacaaGTGAACATGCACACCTGGCCTTGTGCCTGGCCACGCACCCACTCCCCACTTGAGCCTCAGGTCCTCCCCAGGGCGCTTCAGCCAGAACCCAGCCCAGAATGCTGCCGGTGCCTAGGCCGGCCTCAGCCCAGCTGGAAGGCGACACTGGCTAGCCCGTGCTAGGGCCATACATAGATGCTGGCCCCGAGGTGCCCACCCACCTGTGTCCCTGCAGCACGCTGAGCCCGAGTCCAAGCCCAGCCCACCTGGTCCATGCTCGTGCTGGGTCTATGCAGAACCTGGGCGAGTGACCCTGCCCCAGCTACTGGGGTCCTGACCCctcactcctctcctctccccagcTACACGTTCCAGCAGGTGCAGGAGCACACGGACcagatctggaagttccagcggCACGACCTGATCGAGGAATACCACGGCCGCCCACCCGCCCCGCCGCCCCTCATCCTCCTCAGCCACCTGCAGCTCTTCATCAAGAGGGTGGTCCTCAAGATCCCTGGCCGGCGGCACCGGCAGCTGAGTACGAGGCCGAGGGACACCCTCTGCCCACCCCAGGAAGCGCCCCGCTCTGGGCTGAACCCGGGCGGGCTCAGGCTGGTGCATTCGCAGAGAACAGGCTGGAGAAAAACGAGGAGGCGGCACTGCTGTCGTGGGAGACGTGGCTGAAGGAGAGTCACCTGCAGGGCCAGCAGCTGCTACGTGCCCAGAGCACCGAGCAAAAGATCCAGGACGTCAGCGACAAGTAGGCGCGGGAGGGACAGGGCGCTGCTACCGGGCCCTGGGGCAGGGTTGGGGGCATCCCTCGGGGGTGACCCAGTGGCGGGTCATCCCGTGTTTCTGCCTGGGCCCCAGATATTCTCCTGCCAGTCTGCCCAGATCCCCAGGCCGATTCGGTTCCCCTGGACAGCAAGGCCCGCTGCTGGCCAGGCTCATCTGGGCTCTCCTCAGGGTGGACGCCATGGTGCACCAGCTGGAGATGGACCGTCTGAAGCGCTCGGTCTCCTCGGAGCAGAGACTGGCCCTCCTGGAGGAACAGGTGTGTCTGGAATGAGGAGCTTGGGGACGAGGGGTGGGCAGGGAGCTGGCACCATCTCCATGTAGAAGAGATGCCCGTTCTGGAAAATTCCCTGGCTGAGCCTTAGCACGAGCTGAGCAGCCACTGTGGCTGGTCGAGGGTGCGTGTTACCTGCCCTGCCTGGCTTCCTCCGGGCGTGGCTGCCAGGACCTGGGAGGGTGGAATTATAACAGCCTtactggggttggggtggggaatgGACCCTGGCAGCAAAGATACATCGGCCACCGGGCAGGAAGTGCCACCAGGAACTCGGGGTCTTGGGCCTGATCTGGGGTCGGGTCTGGAAGCGTTGGAGCCAGGCTCTGGTCTCTGTAAGATGCGGGTCAGGATAGTCACCACAGCTGCAGGCAGAACCTGGGTTCCTCTTCCCGTTAGGTCCAAGGCAGCCCTGACCACCAGCCCAGCACTCCTGCTGAAATGGACAGCCCCAGGACAATGGGGGTCGATGTTTTGTAGGGTATCTATGCAGGGCCAGAGCTGCTGAGGGACAGTGATATGTGATAATGAGCCCACCCACCTGTTCattgtccatccatccattagCCATCTGCTTACCATATATCCACCCACCTACCAATTCATTATCCATCCTTCTGTCATTcatcatctacccatccatccaccatccatctatccacccatctatctgcccatccacccatctatccaccattcatccatcatccatttatcaccatccatccaccatccatctatccactcatccagccaacccatccatccacccactcaaaTATTCATATAACCACTTCACTTTTTCATCCATTCCTCTACCCATCCATCTACCATCTATCCATCactattcatccattcatctatccatccatccaccatccagctATCcactatccatctatccacccatcagCTACCCAGCCACTCATCCTGctacccatctatccacccagccagccacccacccatccatccactgtCTATTCATACATATATTATCCATCTACTtaccatccatctacccacctacATTAACTCATCTACCAATTCATTATCCATTCTTTTAACATTcaccatccacccattcattcatccattcatccatccatcatccatcaatCTATTCTTCCACCATCTTCCCACCCATTTACCCATCCTAATATCTGGGtcatccacccacctatccatccaccctcattcattcatccatccactcatccatccactcatccatgtATCCACTATTCAACCCCATCTTCCAAACCTCCATCCCTCCTCCTTGCTATGATGGGGTGGCCTTGGGAACTTCCCATGAGCAGGCATTCTTTCACcctggagcaggggtcctcaaactttttaaacagggggccagttcactgtccctcagatcattggagggtctgactatagtaaaaacaagacttatgaacgaattcttatgcacactgcacataccttattttgcaatgaagaaacaaaacagatacatatacaatatgtggcccgcgggccataatttgaggaccactgccctgGAGCCTTCCAATTGGGAACCTCTGGAGAGAAGCAGGGTGAGCAACAGCCAGAGGGGTCTCTATCCTCCAGGACAGGTGGGGTGGCCCAGTGGAGGCTGGAACCCATGCGCCCTATTCTCTTCCTTACTTGTGGGTTCTGCCCAGGTTCCCTCCAGAATGTCTCCTTCCCCCAGAGCACCAGCTGTCCCCAGTGCTGTCGCCTCAGCCTCTGGTTCTGTTGGGTGTCTGCTCAGTCTGTGAGCACTCAGGTGTGGCCTCTTTGACTGACACCCACTCTCTGACGCCTTCCCAGTCCCCCTTATCTGAGTCCCCCATTTCCTGCAGTGAACCCTGGGCCACTGCTTTCAGGAGGTAAAGGGGAGATACCCTCCTGTCTCCCTCACTCTCTCGGCCTCTTCCAGTGTCAGTCTTGGCATCCCTGTGAGCCACGAGCTTGGTGTGGTTGGGGAGCCCCACAATGGCCTGCAGCAGAGAACAGGATGGCCGGTGACGGCTAGTTCgggacttgccttgcaggtggccgagACAGCCAGAGCACTGCACTGCATTGCGAAGACCCTGAACAGGGCTGgcctgggtggggaggaggatgcCCCATTGCTGGGTGAGTGGGGGACTGTGTGGGGAGCAGTGGGAGGAAGGCTGGGGCCTTCAGCTTGCACATCTGTGCCTTGCAAGGAAGCGGCCCAGCTCTCGGCTACCATCCCCACCTGCATCTCACACTGAAGGGGGGTCTTGGCCCTGCTGCCCCTCAGCTCTGTGGAGCTATTGGACTTGCGGGCCTGGCATGGCTGGTCGCTGCAGGAAGACAGTGCCACCCCAGTCCCTGTCATTCCGGGGCCAGTGCAAGGGCACAAGAGGACCCTTTGGCCATGTGTGTGTGGGAGCCTGGCCTCAGGGATGGATGCAGATGATTCACTCCCCATCCTTTGGCTCCATTCCCAGACCCCCCAAGTACCCCCGAAGGCCAGGACTCAGCGCTGGACAGCAGGCAAAAGGCAGAGGATGCTGGTGCTGGCCCCCACCACATGAATGCCCGGCACCTACTGTACCCCAACTCCTCAGTCACTCGCTTCCCAGTGCCCGACGAGAAAGTGCCCTGGGAGGTAAGTGGTGTCCGGTCTGGGGGTGAGTGGTTGGACTGGGCCCGGGCTCTTGGCACGCACAGGTAGGGTGGAGCTGGAGTGGGTATCTAGGGACCCCATGAGCCTGCTGTACACCAGCCCCCTCTGACTCTCCCTGCCCCACTCAGGCCGGGCCTTGAAGCAGTCATCCCGATCTTCTGGGCCCTTCTAGAACATTCCAGACCATTTTCTGTGACCTTTGCCCTCTCATTTGCCTCTGGGAAACCTCCTCAGCTCCACTTTCCTGAGGCCCAGGTCCTGGTGTACCCCCATGCACGTGCACAAGTGTTTAGGGGGCCCATCACTCCCCTGCAGGCCGAGTTTCTCATCTATGATCCGCCCTTTCACTCTGCCCAGAGGGGGGACAAGGGCCTAGAGGATCCTGTGGGAAGGTGAGTATGTCCCTTCGGCCGCTCTCCCCACTATGGACATGGGGTGGGGTGCCTCACACCAGGGTCTCCTCCCCCTGATGCCCTGCTACCTGGGCAGTCTCTGGGGCCTCCTTTCTGCTGTGACCCCGAACACCACATCCAGGCCAGCTGAAGGGGGTGTTGGAGgctgagagagaaggaggggccCTTGGGGGCCAGGGAGACCATCAGGCCAGGTTCAGTTGCAGCCTGTCTCTGGGGTGTTCTGCTCAGTACCCCAGAGCTGCGTGCAGGGATAAGCTACAACACGGTGGATGGGGCTGTGGACCGACGGAGCTTCCACGGGGCCTATGAGGTGCAGGACGGGCTCCCACTGTGAGTAGCTGCGGGATGAGGTGGGGCCTGAACCCTGCCTCCCCATCCCCGCCTCAGCATCTGGTCACCCTAAACCCCTCTCCACCCCACTGAGAACATGACTTGTGACCTCTGTTCAGTGGGACTACACTGGGCCCTCATTCCTGGAGGGATATTGGGGTATATTTAGGAGTGACAAGGAGCGAGAAGAGATGATTGGGCTGGGACAGAGCAGGTGGGGTGTGGGGCCATCCCTGGGTGCAGAGGGGTGGGGCGAGGGCTGGGGGACCCCTAGGGAGAGGGGGAAGGGCATGGGGACGGGAGGGTGGCGGGGAGCAGGAGTAGGGGTCTGTGGAGCCCTGGACAGGCAATGAGGGGGAGTTCCCCATCTTGGCATCTGAGTGGGGGCCCCTGGGCGTCTGAGGGGATCAGGCCCAGCCTTGTGTCTGATGCCTGGCCTGGTGACTGATGGGGTCGGGTTCTGGCTGGCAGCCCCGCCCTGTGCCCGGCTCCAGCCCAGCCCCGCCCGGGCTGACCGAGCTGGCCTCGCCCCCAGGAACCCCATGGGCCGAACAGGGCTGCAGGGCCGCGGGACCCTGCGCTTCTTCGGACCCAACCACACGCTGCAGCCTGTCATCACGCGGTGAGACCTGAGCGCACCTGGAAAAGAGGGTCCTGGGTGGTGGGGCCTGTGGGACCATCACCTAGGGTGAGGACAGTGACGCAGAAACCAGAAATGGGGGGTGTCTGGGCAGCGCTGTGGAGACAGACCAAGACACTCTGAAGGGACCCCAGTGGGAGAGGGGGGCTTTGGTGGGAGGGGCGGGCATGACGGGCAGGAGGGGCAGTGCCTTATGATGAAGGGCGGGGTCTGGTGGCAGAAGGGGCGGGGCTTCACCGATGGGGCCGGGTCTGAtgacaggagggagggaggagctgGATTGCTGTGGGCAGGGCCTGATGGGCAGGAGGGTCAGTGCCTTAAGGTGAGGGCGGGGCTAGATTGCTAGGGGCGGGGTCTGATAATGGAGGGGGCTGGGTCTGATGAGAGGGGAGGGGCTTGATTGCCGGGGGCGGGGCCTGATCACCAAAGGGGCGGGGTCTGGTGGCAGTGGGAGGGGCTGTTAATGGAGAGGCTGGGTCTCAAGACAGGAGGAAGGGGCTTGGTTGCTGGTGCGGAGCCTGATGGGCAGGGGAGGACTTTGGGGAGCTGCGGGGCCTGATGGCAGAAGCCTGCTTACAAGGGGCGAGGCCTGGTGATATGGGGAGGGTCTCCAGCGGGCAGCCCTGGAGACCTGCCCGGCCCCTGTCCGTTTCCCCCAAGGCCCCTGGGTCACCAGTGGGGGTGGCTGTCGCGCAGGTGGCGGCGGAACCAGGACGGAGGCATCTGCAGACGCAGCATTAAGAAGATGCTGGAGGTGCTGGTGCTGAGACGCCCTGGGCTGGAGCTCTGGGCCCTGCCGGGGGTGAGTAAGGCCGAGCGAGGCCTTTGTGCACCTGCCGCTGACACCACCTCCCCTGCACTgcgctccccccacccccagaaggaCCTTAGCGAGGCTGGGTGCTCCTGTGCTGGGCCTGCTGGCCAGATCAACCCAGTTCAACCAGAGCTGTGGGGTTCTTGGAGACGCCCCTCACTGGGGGAAGATCTGCCCTGGGATCCTGTCACCGGGGGAGGGTCAGGGATGGGGGAGCTGCCCCTCTGCATTCACCTGGGGGCGGCTGTCTGGGGGGCCAGAGCCCTATGGACGGGCTGGACCGGGGAGTACATGCCAGTCACTGGGCACTTTCAGAGCTTCCCTCCCCTTTCAGTCCAGAAGCTGCCCCGTGGCTGTCCACACCTCTGGACATTGCCTCTCTGGCCAACACGACCGGGCTGAAGTGGGGGTCAGCAGGAGGGGGTCCACGAGCCTTCACTCAAGCACCCTCTCCCCAGGGCTCCCGGGATCCAGGCGTGATGCTGCCGCGAAAGCTGAAGCAGGTGGTCGGCGCTGAGTGCTGGGCTGCCCTCGAGGCCCTGCTGGCCCAGGGCACGGAGGTGAGGCCATGCCCCCTCGGTGCCTTCGGAGGGCTTGCTTGGTGCTGGGAGGGGGTTCCTGCAACCCCCCACGGCTCCCCTCCCCCAGTTTGTCCCAGGAGGCACCTCCGTTGACTTTGTGAGAGTTTATTGGCTGAAACGCAAATGTTGAAAACGAGCCATTTGCCAGTGAAGGGCACGATGGGGCAGCTGTCCCCTCTAGTTCATTCCAGAACATTCCACCCACAAAGGACAGCTGGGCCCTGAGAGGGGGAAGGCTGTGCCCGGCTCCACGTGTGAGGGGACACGGACACTGAGCGCTGGGCTGTGCTAGACGCTGGGGTGTCCCCACTGCCCCCCAGCTCCTGGCACCTCGTTCTCATCATAGGGGGACGGAGAGGCCAGGCCTGGAGGGGCTGGGGGCTGGGGACGGCCAGGGGCTTCCGGGTCAGCCCTGTAAGGCCTGGGGTCTCGGCACGGCTCACCCTGCACCCCGAACCCGCAGCTGTACAAGGGCTACGTGGATGATCCCCGGAACACGGACAATGCGTGGATTGAGACGGTGGCCGTGAGCGTTCACTTCCCTGACCAGAACGACCCCTTGCTGCGGACGCTCGGCTTGGTGGGGCCCGGCTCTTGGGGGCTTGTGGACACGTTCAGCCGGGGTGGTGGGGCCTGGCCAGGCACCTCGGCGGCCTGGGAGGTTGCTGGTCTGGGAGGGCGGCTCCTGCTAGTAGACGGGGCGGGGGCTCCCGGGGCTCCTGGGGAAGCTGCTCACTGGGCGGGGACGGGGCTCCCCTCGCCCCCTGCCAGCCCACCCGTTCTGCCCGCAGCCCCGGAGCAGCGCCGTGGAGTGGCAGGTGCTGGACCGACGCCTCCCGCTCTACGCCGACCACAAGACACTGCTGCAGAAGGCTGCCTCGCTCTTCGGTGCCTATTACtgagcggccgacccaggacagccAGGGACAGCAACAGCGTGGATCCCCGACGCCTCTTGGGCCTGAGACAGGGCTGCAGTGGGGAACCACACCCACTGCTTCCAGGCACTTTTGGGACCCATCACCCACCCAGCCTTAGTTCGGGCCCCTGCCTGGCTGTTGGGCACCGTGGGACACCCCCACTGGCCATCGCCTGCAGGGCTGGACTCCATGAGGCAGGAAGTCCCAGGGATGGGGTGAGGAGCCTGTGTGTCTGGGCCTGGGCTGCAGCAGAGGCGACTGTCTGCACCCTAGGCGGATAGCCCGAGGCCCAGGTGAATGCCCCAGTGTCCCTAATAAAGATTCAGAGGACCACAGAGATGGGCACTGTAGGGCGGGGTACTTCCAGGGTAGGGCACTCTGCAAGGCAGGGTATTCCCAGTTGTGGGTACTCTGAAGTGGGGTACACTCAGATTGGGCCACAGAGGTGAGGTACTCCCTGTGGTGGGGTACTTTCTGAGCTGGGTCTTGCTCTCATGGTGGGGTCCTCTGAGGTGAGGCAGTGGGGTAACTTCTCTCTGAGGTGGGAGCTGTGCTCAGCCTCTCCAGCTCCTGTGCCCTTCAGGTCTCCCCATTTCTCCTCCATCCCACGCATTCTTGGCTGGCCAGCACCCCGCCACCCTGCAGACCTGTAGCTCTGGGTTTTCTCAACCCCCCGGCCCTGCTACAGGGAACTGGGACCCCCTAGACTGCTTCCATGGGGCACAGGCTCAGTTGGTCCCAGGTGCAGGGCTTCCAGAACCCACCTGGACACCCACTAAAGGCTTCAGGGTGCCCCCCCAAGAACCCTTCACCAGACAGGTGCTGCCTGCAGGGATTGATGGGCAGGCTGAGGACACACCGGTTAGAGGGTCCCTGCGTGCACATGCGAACACAGACAAACTCAGAGACAGTGTGATTGCACTGACACAGACACACGTAGAAGCACAGACATAGCCATCCAGGGACACATGGACACA
This window encodes:
- the TRPM2 gene encoding transient receptor potential cation channel subfamily M member 2 — translated: MEPPLRKASSRQEQDFGVQPRRAADLALGPLLRGSSGGKSRRAPPFSCGDKLRPPRQQENLSSWIPAHISRKQCVYFLESPKLSDAGKVVCACGHTRQQHGDEARGSQPFPDKEWDPRRHVQERPTDAFGDIVFRGLGQKVGKYVRVSQDTPPSVIYHLMTEHWGLEVPNLLISVTGGAKDFNMKPRLKSVFRRGLVKVAQTTGAWIITGGSHTGVMKQVGEAVRDSSLGGRGSEAGVVTIGVATWGTIHNREHLVHPTGGFPAEYVVDEEGQGQLTCLDSNHSHFILVDDGTHGRYGVEIPLRARLEKFISEQTKEQGGVAIKIPIVCVVLEGGPGTLHTIYSAITNGTPCVVLEGSGRVADVIAQVAGLPVPDIRVGLVQQKLSVLFHDTFDSFSELRIVEWTKKIQDIVRQRQLLTVFRLGKDGQQDVDVAILKALLKASRSRDHFGHETWGHQLKLAVAWSRVDIARSEIFTDESHWKPSDLHPMMTAALVSNKPEFVRLFLENGVQLKELVTWDALPWLYGNLEPGVFQAKLQKVLAEEADAQDVPDAPFAPRLRMHHVAQVLRELLGDFTQPLYPRPRHSDRQRLLLPVPHIRLSVQGPSLRSFYKRSSGPNAFTVDPVRDLLIWAVVQNRRELAEIIWAQSQDCIAAALACSKILKELSKEEGDTDSMEGMLALADEYEQRAIGVFTECYRKDEERAQKLLTRVSEAWGRTTCLQLALEAKAMKFVSHGGIQAFLTKVWWGQLSVDNGLWRVVLGMLAFPLLCTGLVSFRDRRLRGLRRVPAFFTAPVVVFHLNILSYFAFLFLFAFVLVVDFQPAPSWSERLIYVWLFSLVCEELRQLFYDPDGCGLAKMARLYFSDFWNKLDLAAILLFVAGLACRLTPGLLYPGRIILALDFIMFCLRLMHIFTVSKTLGPKIIIVKRMMKDVFFFLFLLAVWVVSFGVAKQAILIHNEQRVDWIFRGVVYQSYLTLFGQIPAYIDGVNFDPDHCSPNGTDPYKPKCPESDSTQQAPAFPEWLTVTLLCLYLLFTNILLLNLLIAMFNYTFQQVQEHTDQIWKFQRHDLIEEYHGRPPAPPPLILLSHLQLFIKRVVLKIPGRRHRQLKNRLEKNEEAALLSWETWLKESHLQGQQLLRAQSTEQKIQDVSDKVDAMVHQLEMDRLKRSVSSEQRLALLEEQVAETARALHCIAKTLNRAGLGGEEDAPLLDPPSTPEGQDSALDSRQKAEDAGAGPHHMNARHLLYPNSSVTRFPVPDEKVPWEAEFLIYDPPFHSAQRGDKGLEDPVGSTPELRAGISYNTVDGAVDRRSFHGAYEVQDGLPLNPMGRTGLQGRGTLRFFGPNHTLQPVITRWRRNQDGGICRRSIKKMLEVLVLRRPGLELWALPGGSRDPGVMLPRKLKQVVGAECWAALEALLAQGTELYKGYVDDPRNTDNAWIETVAVSVHFPDQNDPLLRTLGLPRSSAVEWQVLDRRLPLYADHKTLLQKAASLFGAYY